From the genome of Lasioglossum baleicum chromosome 13, iyLasBale1, whole genome shotgun sequence, one region includes:
- the Mccc2 gene encoding methylcrotonyl-CoA carboxylase subunit 2, with protein sequence MLRQARQLPKHLRLFTRSFHDDAVVIGTSQDYSSKEYQENYVQMESLVKEMKKKVEKIVEGGGEKAKERHKKKGKLLPRERIDTLIDKTSPFLEFSQLAGYELYGNEEVPAGGIITGIGRVSGTECVIIANDATVKGGTYYPITAKKQLRAQEIAEENNLPCIYLVDSGGANLPRQADVFPDKWHFGRCFYNQANMSAQGIAQIAVVMGSCTAGGAYVPSMADENVIVGNQGTIFLAGPPLVKASTGEDVTAEDLGGAMVHCRKSGVTDHYAVDDHHALHITRQIVGDLNRQRPMHVNVSKQIDVPDHAADEIYGIVGTNLKRTFDVREVIARVVDGSKFREFKAQYGETLITGFARIYGYPVGIVANNGVLFSESALKGAHFVQLCAQRKIPLIFLQNITGFMVGREAEAGGIAKNGAKMVTAVACAKVPKITVLIGGAYGAGYYGMCGRSYSPRFLYLWPNAKICVMGGEQAAGVMVQITKQQREREGKTLTAEEEEEIKRPIINKFEQESSPYYSSARLWDDGVIDPADTRLVLGLSLSAALNAPIPDSKFGIFRM encoded by the exons atgttaAGACAAGCCAGACAGTTGCCGAAGCACCTGCGTCTTTTCACGAGGTCATTTCACGATGATGCGGTCGTCATTGGAACCTCGCAGGACTACAGCTCGAAGGAGTATCAG GAGAACTACGTGCAAATGGAGAGTCTCGTGaaggaaatgaaaaagaaagtcGAGAAGATAGTAGAAGGTGGAGGAGAGAAAGCGAAAGAAAGGCACAAGAAAAAGGGTAAACTGTTGCCGCGTGAAAGGATCGACACGCTGATCGATAAAACGTCCCCGTTCCTTGAATTCTCGCAACTGGCCGGCTACGAATTATACGGAAATGAGGAAGTACCTGCAGGTGGTATAATCACCGGCATCGGAAGAGTCTCGGG GACCGAGTGCGTGATCATCGCCAACGATGCAACAGTAAAGGGTGGCACTTATTACCCCATCACAGCTAAGAAACAGTTGAGGGCGCAAGAGATCGCAGAGGAAAACAATTTACCTTGTATATATCTGGTAGATAGCGGGGGTGCTAATTTACCTAGACAGGCTGACGTGTTCCCTGACAAATGGCACTTCGGCAGGTGCTTTTACAATCAGGCGAACATGAGCGCGCAGGGCATCGCGCAGATCGCGGTTGTCATGGGCAGCTGCACTGCAG GCGGTGCATACGTGCCTTCGATGGCCGACGAAAACGTAATCGTGGGCAACCAGGGCACCATATTCCTAGCTGGCCCGCCTCTAGTCAAAGCTTCCACTGGCGAAGACGTCACCGCGGAGGATCTCGGCGGCGCAATGGTTCATTGCCG GAAATCGGGAGTGACCGATCACTATGCGGTAGACGACCATCACGCTCTTCACATCACCCGGCAGATCGTCGGCGATTTGAACCGGCAGAGACCGATGCACGTGAACGTCAGTAAACAAATCGATGTCCCGGATCACGCGGCAGATGAGATCTACGGGATCGTTGGTACTAATTTGAAGCGAACATTCGACGTGAGGGAAGTGATCGCTAGGGTCGTTGATGGATCCAAGTTCAGGGAGTTCAAGGCGCAGTATGGGGAGACGTTGATCACGGGGTTTGCTAGGATCTATGGCTATCCTGTAGGAATCGTGGCGAACAATGGGGTACTGTTCTCCGAGAGTGCTCTGAAGGGTGCGCATTTCGTGCAGCTCTGTGCGCAGAGGAAGATTCCTCTTATTTTCTTGCAGAACATCACAG GGTTCATGGTGGGCAGGGAGGCAGAAGCAGGTGGCATAGCAAAGAACGGAGCAAAAATGGTAACCGCCGTCGCCTGTGCCAAAGTACCAAAGATCACTGTGTTGATTGGGGGAGCTTATGGTGCAGGGTACTACG GAATGTGTGGCCGATCATATTCGCCGAGGTTCCTCTATCTCTGGCCGAACGCCAAGATCTGTGTAATGGGAGGAGAACAGGCTGCTGGTGTGATGGTTCAAATTACCAAGCAGCAGCGTGAACGGGAAGGGAAAACG TTGACtgcggaagaggaggaggagatcAAGAGACCGATCATAAACAAGTTCGAGCAGGAGAGCAGCCCGTACTATTCGAGTGCTAG atTATGGGACGACGGTGTGATCGATCCTGCAGACACCAGACTAGTCTTGGGGCTCAGCCTGTCAGCAGCGTTGAACGCCCCCATTCCCGACAGCAAGTTTGGTATATTCCGCATGTAA